In a genomic window of Nocardiopsis mwathae:
- a CDS encoding polyprenyl synthetase family protein, whose amino-acid sequence MTSTPSSPVDFVRAAVDSEIAEFTERRRAQLLEIGPELKPVMEALEAMLAGGKRLRPAFCYWGWRGAGGGDIPEIYPAAASLEFLQACALIHDDVIDNSDTRRGLPATHKRLEELHGRSGWSGSAAGFGQGSAILIGDLCLAWSDEMYQGSGLPLEALRAGREPFDAMRTEVMAGQYLDMLEQVRGSESVEASLRVMHYKAAKYTIERPLHIGAALAGRYPELAGVYSAYGTALGVAFQLRDDLLGVFGDPEETGKPAGDDLREGKRTLLVAETLERAAADDAAEFRRHLGDPDLTPETVDRMRALATGCGALEACERRIDGYVAQATRALESPLIADEARSALADLIVAATARKH is encoded by the coding sequence TCTCCCGTCGATTTCGTGCGTGCGGCCGTGGATTCCGAGATCGCCGAATTCACCGAGCGCCGCCGCGCCCAGCTGCTGGAGATCGGCCCGGAGCTCAAGCCCGTGATGGAGGCGCTGGAGGCCATGCTGGCGGGCGGCAAGCGGCTGCGTCCGGCCTTCTGCTACTGGGGGTGGCGCGGCGCCGGGGGCGGCGACATCCCGGAGATCTACCCGGCCGCGGCCTCACTGGAGTTCCTCCAGGCGTGTGCCCTCATCCACGACGACGTCATCGACAACAGCGACACCCGCCGCGGTCTGCCGGCCACGCACAAGCGCCTGGAGGAGCTGCACGGCCGCTCGGGCTGGAGCGGCTCGGCCGCCGGGTTCGGGCAGGGCTCCGCGATCCTCATCGGCGACCTGTGCCTGGCCTGGAGCGACGAGATGTACCAGGGCAGCGGGCTTCCCCTGGAGGCGCTGCGGGCGGGCCGGGAGCCGTTCGACGCGATGCGCACCGAGGTGATGGCCGGGCAGTACCTCGACATGCTGGAGCAGGTGCGCGGTTCGGAGAGTGTCGAGGCGTCGCTGCGCGTCATGCACTACAAAGCGGCCAAGTACACCATCGAGCGCCCGTTGCACATCGGTGCCGCCCTGGCCGGCCGCTACCCGGAGCTCGCCGGCGTCTACAGCGCCTACGGGACCGCGCTGGGCGTCGCCTTCCAGCTCCGCGACGACCTCCTGGGCGTCTTCGGCGACCCGGAGGAGACCGGCAAGCCCGCGGGCGACGACCTCAGAGAGGGCAAGCGCACCCTGCTGGTCGCCGAGACGCTGGAGCGCGCCGCGGCGGACGACGCCGCCGAGTTCCGCCGCCACCTGGGCGACCCGGACCTCACGCCGGAGACCGTGGATCGGATGCGCGCCCTGGCCACCGGCTGCGGCGCGCTGGAAGCGTGCGAGCGGCGCATCGACGGCTACGTCGCGCAGGCCACCCGCGCGCTGGAGAGCCCGCTGATCGCCGACGAGGCCCGCTCCGCCCTGGCCGACCTGATCGTGGCCGCCACGGCGCGCAAGCACTGA
- a CDS encoding NAD(P)H-binding protein, protein MGDDQAITHTIGITGATGGIGGRVAARLARRGIAQRLIVRDLNRAPEFPGASAAMASYEDTTAFERAAKGADTLFLVSATESADRVDRHISAVDAAVAAGVKRIVYLSFLSAAPAATFSYARDHFYTEAHIRSTGVAHTFLRPGFYLDLLPYWADDAGVIRGPAGQGRVAWVSRDDVADAAVAVLTEGAEHDGATYDVTGPEAMTMGETVERLSALTGKTIRYVPETWEEALASRRPTGAPEWQIEGWASSYAAIASGEMDVVSPAVVRLTGHPAQTLERFLRTHPSALSHVYT, encoded by the coding sequence ATGGGTGACGATCAGGCAATAACGCACACCATCGGCATCACCGGTGCGACCGGGGGAATCGGCGGCCGCGTCGCCGCGCGACTGGCCCGGCGCGGCATCGCCCAGCGGCTCATCGTCCGCGACCTCAACCGGGCACCGGAGTTCCCCGGTGCCAGCGCCGCGATGGCGTCCTACGAGGACACGACCGCCTTCGAGCGCGCGGCCAAGGGGGCCGACACGCTGTTCCTGGTCTCGGCCACGGAGTCCGCCGACCGGGTGGACCGGCACATCAGCGCGGTGGACGCCGCCGTCGCGGCGGGGGTGAAGCGCATCGTCTACCTGTCGTTCCTGTCGGCGGCTCCGGCCGCGACGTTCAGCTACGCCCGCGACCACTTCTACACCGAGGCGCATATCCGCTCCACGGGCGTGGCGCACACCTTCCTGCGGCCCGGCTTCTACCTGGACCTGCTGCCGTACTGGGCCGATGACGCAGGGGTGATCCGCGGGCCGGCCGGGCAGGGCCGGGTCGCCTGGGTCTCCCGCGACGACGTCGCCGACGCGGCCGTCGCCGTCCTCACCGAGGGGGCGGAGCACGACGGCGCGACCTACGACGTCACCGGCCCCGAGGCGATGACGATGGGCGAGACCGTGGAGCGGCTGTCGGCGCTGACCGGCAAGACCATCCGCTACGTCCCCGAGACCTGGGAGGAGGCCCTGGCCTCGCGCCGCCCCACCGGCGCCCCGGAGTGGCAGATCGAGGGGTGGGCCAGCTCGTATGCCGCGATCGCCAGCGGCGAGATGGACGTCGTCTCCCCGGCCGTGGTCCGCCTGACCGGCCACCCCGCCCAGACCCTCGAACGCTTCCTCCGCACCCACCCGAGCGCGCTCAGCCACGTCTACACCTGA